The Negativicutes bacterium genome has a window encoding:
- a CDS encoding response regulator, which produces MGSVDKNSILVVDDQAGIRILLEELFTDEGYEVKLAGNGNEALAKISEDNPDLILMDMKMPELNGLETLTELNKIGKANIVIMMTAYGELELISKAKELGSYDCIHKPFNITELCEIVATYFRTKKNCLS; this is translated from the coding sequence ATGGGTAGTGTAGATAAAAACTCTATTTTAGTTGTAGATGACCAAGCAGGTATTAGGATATTATTGGAAGAGCTTTTTACTGATGAAGGCTATGAGGTTAAATTAGCCGGAAATGGTAACGAAGCCCTTGCTAAAATATCTGAAGATAATCCGGATTTAATTTTAATGGATATGAAAATGCCGGAGCTAAACGGTTTGGAAACTTTAACTGAACTTAATAAAATTGGTAAAGCAAATATTGTTATTATGATGACTGCCTATGGTGAATTAGAATTAATATCTAAAGCCAAAGAACTGGGGAGTTATGATTGTATTCATAAACCATTTAATATAACTGAATTATGTGAAATAGTTGCAACCTATTTCAGAACGAAAAAAAATTGCCTAAGCTAG